In Quercus robur chromosome 10, dhQueRobu3.1, whole genome shotgun sequence, a genomic segment contains:
- the LOC126703431 gene encoding vinorine synthase-like, translating to MVMNVDIISKEIIKPSSPTPHHLSNFKLSFLDQIAPPIYIPIILFYDSKKFVDVDPFEISHSLKKSLAETLTRYYPLAGTPINEDFYINCNDQGVDYIQARIPCNLSQVVDNPKGKELMQLLPFEPYHSSTEFGKEVLLAVQYNMFECGGVAIAVCVSHKIADGTSAVTFVNAWAGMSRGESEIISPSFDAAIHFPPRDITGSMLSGAISKENIVTRRFVFNKSSIATLREEASAAFGPEDKGPSRVEAISAFIWRRFMAMSRAKQGKKPKLFAALHAVNLRERMVPQLPVHSFGNLWRIVIAALPVEIEKDYRFLVSQLRNAIMEIDADFLKKLKDDDGHLDFIKNTSKQFDHGIIEFCNFTSWCRFPVYEVDFGMGKPTWVCSPSRPFKNVVVMMSTKDGDGIETWVNMKEEDMALFEHDQELLSYASSADGE from the coding sequence GTTCTATGATTCTAAGAAATTTGTGGATGTTGATCCATTCGAAATATCTCATTCGCTAAAAAAATCTCTAGCCGAAACCTTAACTCGTTACTATCCCTTGGCTGGTACACCTATTAATGAAGATTTCTATATCAATTGTAATGACCAAGGTGTAGACTATATTCAAGCCCGAATCCCATGCAATCTATCACAAGTGGTAGACAATCCCAAAGGGAAGGAGCTTATGCAGTTGCTACCATTTGAGCCATATCATAGTAGCACTGAGTTTGGAAAGGAAGTTCTCTTAGCTGTCCAATATAACATGTTTGAGTGTGGTGGAGTAGCCATTGCTGTGTGTGTCTCACACAAGATTGCTGATGGTACATCAGCGGTCACGTTTGTTAATGCATGGGCTGGCATGTCTCGAGGAGAAAGTGAAATTATAAGTCCTAGTTTTGATGCAGCTATCCATTTTCCTCCTAGAGATATCACTGGGTCCATGCTAAGTGGAgcaatttcaaaagaaaacatTGTGACTAGAAGATTTGTGTTCAACAAATCGAGCATAGCCACGCTAAGAGAAGAAGCCTCTGCCGCATTTGGTCCAGAAGACAAGGGTCCATCACGCGTGGAGGCCATTTCAGCATTCATATGGAGACGTTTCATGGCAATGTCTAGAGCAAAACAAGGTAAGAAACCAAAACTATTTGCTGCACTTCATGCAGTGAACTTGCGTGAGAGGATGGTTCCACAACTTCCAGTGCATTCCTTTGGGAATCTTTGGAGGATTGTGATTGCAGCATTGCCGGTTGAGATTGAGAAAGATTATCGGTTTCTTGTGAGCCAGCTTCGGAATGCAATCATGGAAATCGATGCTGACTTCCTGAAGAAACTAAAAGATGATGATGGACACTTGGATTTTATAAAGAATACAAGCAAACAGTTTGATCATGGTATTATAGAATTCTGTAACTTTACTAGTTGGTGTAGGTTTCCTGTGTACGAAGTTGATTTTGGTATGGGAAAGCCCACTTGGGTCTGTAGTCCAAGCAGGCCTTTTAAGAATGTTGTGGTCATGATGAGTACCAAAGATGGTGATGGAATTGAGACATGGGTGAACatgaaagaagaagacatgGCCTTGTTTGAACATGACCAAGAGCTACTCTCATATGCTTCCTCAGCAGATGGGGAATGA